In the Pan paniscus chromosome 19, NHGRI_mPanPan1-v2.0_pri, whole genome shotgun sequence genome, gctggagtgcagtggcatgatctcggctcactgcaagctccgcttcccgagttcacgccattctcctgcctcagcctcccgagtagctgggattacaggtgcccgccatcacacccagctaattttttgtatttttagtagagatggggtttcaccgtgttagccaggatgggctcgatctcctgacctcgtgatctgcccaccttggcctcccaaagtgctgtgattacaggtgtgagccaccacacccagcctctttatcatttttttaaagacagtcttgcttcatcacccaggctggagtgcagtggcacaatcacagctcacagcagcctcaacctcctgtgcttaagcgatcctcccagcacacccagctgattattttttgtagagatgaggtctcactacgttgcccaggctgatctcaaactcctgggctcaagcaatccttctgcctaggccttccaaagtgctggaattacaggtgtgtgctgccgAGCCCTGACCTCTCTACTGATTTTGACAAATAGCTTTCTTGAAACCCTAGAGAACTAATTGTAAACAAAAAAACACGTTGGGAAGGCTGGCTGGGAATCTCCAGTAATACAGTATCTCTGGATGTAGATGCTCTGGGATGAGCCAGTAAAGAAAGCTCAGGAAGAAGCGGGGATCTGTTTTCTATATTCTTCTTATTTGAGTTGCTCTTAAGACAGTacttaaaaagtaaggaaagggccaggctcagtggctcaggcctgtaatcccagcactttgggaggccgaggcaggcagatcacctgaggtcaggagttcgagaccagcctggccaacatggtgaaatcttgtctctactaagagtattaaaaaaattagctgggcatggtggtgagcgcctgtaatcccagctctttgagaggctgaggcaggagaatcgcttgaactcaggaagtgaaggttgcagtgagctgagagtgctccattgcactccagcctgggcgacaagagcgaaactctgtctcaaaaaataaaagtgagtaAAGATCGAAGTCATGAGAATGCTTTACTTTAGATTTCCCCATTTGGGGGCTTTCTTTACCTAACAATTATGCCATTCTATGACTCTTCCTCTCTGAGGCCATGCTAATTAATGATAAAGGGAGGATAAGCTTGCAGTAGGTAGAGATCAGTTAGAAGCTATGCTGACCCTTTCGGCTCATAGCAGAAGGATCATCAGGTGGATAATAGTcagtgctgttttattttttggccagatctcatgccagtaatcccagcactttgggaggtcgaggcaggtggatcgcttgagaccaggggttcgagaccagcattggcaacatggcaaaaacccttctctaccaaaaatacaaaaattaggcagtcTCATAACCTGGTctctaaataagcaaataaatagattaaacttttcaaaaagaaatgctatttatttttctaagacaaattatatatatatatatatattttttttttttttgagatggagtctcgctctgtcaccaggctggagtgcagtggcgcgatctcggctcaccgcaacctccgcctcccgggttcaagcaattctcctgcctcagcctcccgagtagctggcactacaggcgagcgccaccatacccagctaatttttatacttttagtagagatggggtttcgccatattggccaagctggtctcgaactcctgaccttgtgatctgcctgcctcggtctcccaaagtgctgggattacaggcgtgaaccaccgcacccagccttgtagATGGACTCTTAAGTGCATTCTGTCTATACATGCCAGTTTTACAGTGTTTAGAAAACTTAATGATTACACTAAGTAAGCTTCCTTTCCTAAGGATGCTAGGAATAACCAGTTTAACCTCAAATTGGTATTATTTTAAACTCAAGCAGAGACGTAACTCTTCCTTGTCTTGGATTACCTGCCATCCAGGTAATTCTTTGGCCAGTTTTGTTgatcaattttgtttcattgatacAGTGCCATCTACTGACAAAAATTGGTAATCATAAGGCTTTAAGTCTGTCAGAAGTCAAAGAGTTGGgtccgggcacagtagctcatgcctgttaattcCAGAGTTTTGGGAAACCAaaacgggcagatcacttgaggtcaggagttcgagaccagcctggccaacatgctgaaaccccatctctactaaatatacaaaaatcaactgggcctggtggcgggcgcctgtagtcccagctactcaggaggctgaggcatgagaatcacttgaaccccagaggcgtaggtgagccgagatagcaccattgcactgcagcctgggcgacagagggagactgtgtccccctcccccaaaaaagtCAAATTTGGATGAAGgactaaataaaatagatttataaGGGACTAAAATTTCAACACTGGAAAAACCCTTAGATGTTACCTAGCTTGATGATGTATTTTATAAAGGAGTAAACTCAGATTCTGTTATCTTTGATAACTACAGTTCTGTTTTCCCCACacttgttttccaaatttttacaggGTTCCAGTTTAGAGAATTTCATGATCATTCTGGCATTTTTATGACTCTTCCTtagtttttagaaataaattggaggccaggtgtgatggctcatgtctgtaataccagtacttctggaggctgaggtgggaggatcacttgagcctgggagtttgaaacaagcctgggcaacatattgagaacttgtctctactaaaaatttaaaaaattagccaggcatggtggcgcacacctgtggttccagctactcaggagactgaggcagcgggatcacttgagcccaggaggtcaaagctgcagtgagccataattacttcactgcattccaacctaggtgatagagtgagacactgtctcaaaacagaaaaaaagttgtaaaataaaCTAAATACAATAAGTTAACAAGAAATTTGTGAATCGTACGTTCAATTCAGAAAAGACTGCATAAAGAACAAGAgaacatggctgggcacagtggctcatgcctgtaatcccagcactttgggaggccatggcgggtggatcacttgaggtcaggagttcgagaccagcctggccaacatggcgaaaccctgtctctactaaaaatacaaaaactagctgggcatggtggcacacacctgtagtcccagctactcaggaggctgaggcagaagaatcacttgaacccaggtggcggaggttgcagtgagccaagactgtgccactgcactccagcccggctggagtgagactccatctcaaagaggGGGAGGTGCGGGGCCGGGGCTGGAgctgggttcggtggctcacgcctgtaatcccagcactttgggaggccagctcGGGtgaatcacgaagtcaggagtttgagaccagcctggcagcttgaccaacgtggtgaaaccctgtctctgctaaaaatacaaaaattagccgggcgtggtagctcacacctgtagtcccagctactcaggaggctgagacaggagaatcacttgaacccgggaggcagaggttgcagtgagccgagattgtgccactgcactccagcctgggctggagtgagactccgtctcaaaaaaaaaaaaaaaaaaaaaaaaaaaaggccaggcatggtggctcacgcttgtaatcccagcactttggaaagccaaggcaggcaaatcacgaggtcaggagttcaagaccagcctggccaacgtggttaaaccccgtctcttctaaaaatacagaaattagccaggcgtaatggcgggcacctgtaaaaccaactactcgggaggtggaggcaggagaatcgcttgaacccgggaggcagaggttgcagtaaattgagatcacaccactgcactccagcccagctcacagagttgagactccatctcaaaaagacaaaaacagaccgggcatggtggctcagctctgtaatcccagcactttgggaggccgaggcgggcggatcacgaggtcaggagatcaagaccatcctggctaacatggtgaaaccccgtctctacttaaaaatacaaaaaaattaggcgtggtggcgggcgcctgtagtcccagctactcgggagactgaggcaagagaatggcgtgaacccatgaggcggagcttgcagtgagctgagattgcaccactgcactccagtgtgggcgacaaagcaagactctgtctcaaaaaaaaaaaactaaacaaaaagcagaaagcaGAACTTTTCAAAATGGTGTATTAATCATGCAGAAGAAtggattatattatatatgcatatatgaaaagaaaaaattaaactagATGTTTAATAGGACAAGCTGTTTTCCACAGTTAAAAATTCAAGtccagggccgggcatggtgactcacacctgtaatcccagcactttgggaggccgaggcggacggatcatgaggtcaggagatcgagaccatcctggctaacatggtgaaaccccgtctctactaaaaatacaaaaaattagctgggcgtggtggcgggcgccggtagtcacagctactcaggaggctgaggcaggaaaatggtgtgaacccaggaggcggagcttgcagtgagctgagattgcaccactgcactccagcctgggggcagagcaagactccatctcaaaaaaaaaaaaaaaaaagaaattcaaatccaGTACTTTGATGAAAAGGAAAACTTGGAATAGGAGAAAGTATGAGTCAGAGAGTAATATGTAAGTTTTATTGATATGTGCACATTTTTAGGaggactgcttttcttttttttttgagacagtgtctcactctgttgcccaggctggagtacagtcgtgcgatcttggctcacgactggctaatttttgtatttttagtagggacagggtctcgccatgttggccaggatggtcttgaacccctgacctcaggtgatctgcccgcctcggcctcccaaagtgctagaattataggtgtgagccactgcacccagcctttcaatttaatgcaatattttagcTACCATGCTCTTTTACAAcgtttttttttgtggagatggagtcttgctgtgttgcctaggctggtcacaCACTACTGGGCTCCAGGAATTCTCCCACTtgggccttccaaaatgctgggattgcagatgtgagcctgCACGCCTGGCCCTAGCTACCATGCCTTATGGTAAAAGGAGTATTGGGAGCCTTTTAAAATTACCAAGAATGggtataaaagttttaaatggaTACACAAGAATAAAGAAGTTTGCTgtgaaggccaggcgtggtggctcatgcctgtaattccaacactttgggaggccgaggcaggtggatcacctgaggtcaggagttcgagaccaacctggccaacacatagtgaaattccgtctctactaaaaaaaaaaaaaaaaatacaaaaattagctgggcttggtggcacacgcctgtagtcccagctgtttgggaagctgaggcaggagaatcgcttgaacccaggaggcggaggttgcagtaagccgagattgcgccactttgcactccagcctgggcaacagagcaagactccgtctctcaaaaaaaaaaaaaaaaagtttgctgtaAGATTAATTGGGGCTGTTTTATGAGCTTTCTGGCTGGACATATCAGAAAACTATTGTGTATCGAGTGTGAGAAGAAGCCTAACACTTACTATAAGCAGCATACAATATTATCACCTGTCATGTCCCTGGTTTTCTTACCATCCAGATATTATCTAACCAATAAGAGTGCTCCCTAATgccctttttatttcatttatcattttagcAGCGTCACCCTTTACACCAGAAAGCTGGCGGGCactatggggaaaaaacaaaacaagaagaaagtgGAGGAGGTgctagaagaggaggaagaggaatatGTGGTGGAAAAAGTTCTCGACCGTCGAGTGGTAAAGGGCAAAGTGGAGTACCTCCTAAAGTGGAAGGGATTCTCAGAGTAAGTTTCACTGACACAGGTAAATGTAGCCACCAAGTGTTTATCAGGAGTCTAGAGATGTATGAGACCTCCAGTGCTATGATGGATACAGTGTGACTCAGTCCCCACCTTCATGGCTTATTGTTTAATTAGGAATATGGCCTACTGCTTATAATACAAAGCAGAatgacttctttttaaaaattatttctttcgagacgaggtctcgctctgtcacccaggctggagtacagtggtgcagtcacagctcactgcagcctcaacctcccaggctcaaggtatcctcccacctcagccttctaagtagctggtaccacaggcatgcaccaccatgtcttgcttagttgcccaggtttgtctcttaactcctggcctcaagcattcctcccacctgggcctcccaaagtgttgggactacaggcatgagccactgtacccagcccataGTGATTGCTGAGAAACAGTTTTGTGTGTGGCTATAGACcaatttaaattgacaaataaaagtcATTTGCCTTTGAAGGAAGCCAGTTTCTCAGCTTTCTATTTATACTAAAAAGCTTCCCCATTCCCCAAGAATTTCAGCTTTTCCGTAGACATCTGAGGTCTTGTCCTCTTACGATTATCCTTAGTATGAGTATACTTATTTGAGTGAAAGTATGACTTGCTGTGCCCTCTGGTTTCAGTGAGGACAACACATGGGAGCCAGAAGAGAACCTGGATTGCCCCGACCTCATTGCTGAGTTTCTGCAGTCACAGAAAACAGCACATGAGACAGATAAATCAGAGGGAGGCAAGCGCAAAGCTGATTCTGATTCTGAAGATAAGGGAGAGGAGAGCAaaccaaagaagaagaaagaagaggtaaGAATAGAAGTAAGAATTTTTACTAGCCCACAATTCAAACTACTGTCAAAGTAGTTTTGTTCTGCTTCTTCCCTGATATTAGCAGCTGTCTCTTCTTAGTCCTGAAATCTTAGGTAGGCTAATGCCTACAAAGTGAGAGTGTACTGTCATGAAGCCACATGATCTCTTACTTTTTATCCATGGTACAGGAGCAGTAAATGGAAAACTTGCTGGGGACAGATATAAGGGCAAGTGAATTCATtcttgtaaaaaataattttcaatgtttAATCATTAAAGGTGTGAGGTGGCTATTTTGACTTAATCAGTATCTTAAAGTAAGTTGTTTTTTGAGAGTGAAGAGATAGTTGTAAACATTGATTTTGCTTGGGCTGTATGTCCCTTTTCACATAGGGAAAATCTCATGCGCTTCAGACATTGATGAATAATCACTCCAAAGGATTCTAACAGCTCTCTTACTTGAGCCAAGGTATTGGTGAAATATTGGCAAAAGAGTTTGtgattgggccgggcacggtggctcacacctgtaatcccagccccttgggaggccgaggcgggcggatcacaaggtcaggagatcaagaccatcctgactaacacggtgaaactgggcctctactaaaaatacaaaaaattagccggacgtggtggcatgtgcctgtggtcccagctacttgggaggctgaggcaggagaatcacttgaacctgggaggcagaggctgcagtgagccgagatcgcaccactgcactccagcctgggcgacagagtgagattccgtctcaaaaaaaaaaagagtttgtgaTTACATTAATCAGAGACACAGGAATGGTTCCAGTCTGGATAATAGTCCCATATAGATAAAATTGTTCTACCCATCTTGTTTTTACAGTCAGAAAAGCCACGAGGCTTTGCTCGAGGTTTGGAGCCGGAGCGGATTATTGGAGCTACAGACTCCAGTGGAGAGCTCATGTTCCTGATGAAATGGTGAGTCGGCCAGTGGCTCTgtgtggttgttttttttcctctcccattGGTTTCATGCCAGAGGAAAAGAGCTGGACCTTCGAAATTCCAATCACCCAAGTGTGAAATTGTTAAGATGGCATAGTCCTTCGATAGTGACCCTCGGCCTGACTGCCACCCTGGACTCATGAGTTACAGGTAGGAGCCCTTAGGAATCTTGGGTCTTTGCCCATATTTTTAGGAGGTGGGAGACAATCTAGAGTGGAAAGAGTGTGGGAAGGAATTACATTTCACTTCTGTAAATAAAGGGGGAGAAAATGAAATGTGATTGGACCACCCTCTCCTTCTACCACCTCCTTAATAAAGATGAGGCTGGCCCCAGAATCAGAAATTCTGCTAAATTCTCAGGGTTAGGAAAGAATCTGTAGTTCTTCCTTTTGTCCTTAATTGTTGGATCCCTTTCAATTTGTGCAGATTCTACAATTACAGGATCAGCCAGCAGGGGTCAGCAAGGCTCCTTAACTGCTATCAAGCATAGAGCAAGCCTGCTTTTTTCCATTATGAGTATAAATACCAGTGATAGTAATACTCCATGAAACAGCCTAATGAAGATAGTTGTCCCAACAATCTCTGTAATTTTCCTACTCTGTCAAAAGAAGGCCATTCTTCCTATTTCTTGCTCATTCTCCCCACAAAGTGGATCTCAATGattgtatttaaaatttggaAGGAATAATTCTAAGCCATTGCCAATGAAGGCAGCATTCTAGAAACTTTGtcctttaaaatacacacacacacacacacacacacacacacacacacacacacacacacacacaatgtctatggaGCTTTGTCCTTTTGTCAGTCCAGAACTTACTCTGAAACTCGTGTCTGTACTAATTATCCTCTTTTACAGTATGGCTGGAGGGGCCTAACTTTAGCACCACTGAAAGCCAGAGTCACAACTAACTAACCTATTCTCTTCTATGTATTCCCTAGGCAGTTACTGGAGCTGCCCCTCTTTTAGCTGATTTATTGTTAACCTATAAGAGAAAAGTTCATTTTTAAGATGCCGCTTATTGGGTGGGAGAAGTTATACTGTGAGTTACTCAGTTTAGCTAGAATATACTTTTTCTGCATGTGACCAGTGTGAGTTACAGTAGTATCTCCATATTGCTTAAGATTGTACTCCTTTGGTTGACTcactactgtctttttttttttttttttttttttttgagacagtctcactctttcgcccaggctggagtgcagtggcacgatctcagctcactgcaacctccgcccctccgGGTtcaacgattcttctgcctcagccgctcaagtagctgggattacaggcatgcactaccacgcccggctgatttttgtatttttcatagagatggggtttcaccatgttggccaggctggtctcaaactcctgacctcaggtgatccacccacctcagcctcccaaggtgctaggattacaggcgtgagccactgcacctggccgactcACTGCTGTCTACAGGTTAAAACTGGATTTGATTATAAgaccaagtacattttaaaaagttattttactgGAGAAtagagatttttgtatatttctaaAAGTAGTAAATATTTCTGGGGAGTGAAATGACTAAATTTAACTCAGAGGGTGTTGTTCAGCTGTCAGCAAATGGCAGCATGCTTCAGATTCCCATTTCCCTCCCATTCTCTTGGGTCCATTGTTCAAAAACATACATTATCAGCTTACTCTTCTGCTCTATGGGACTGTGTGGCTCTGATTTCCTGTTATTAAGGTTCTAGAGATTTGGGGTGGTGCTTTGTCAGAGATCTCATCAGGTGTCTCCTGCTTGCTTTACGCTACTGCTTCTGTCTAGGACATTCCTAATAACCTGAAGataagagtttgtttttttttttaaatgagacagagtctggctctgtcacccaggctggagtgcagtgaggcgatctctgttcactacaacctccacctcccaggttcaagcgattcttgtgcctcagcctcccgaatagttgggattacaggcgcacgccaccatgcctggctaatttttgtatttttagtagcaacacggttttgccatgttgaccaggctggtcttgaactcctgggcctgcccaccttggcctcccaaagtgctgggattataggcgtgagctactgctccCTGCCTAAGAGTTTACTCCTAATTCCCTTATAATGTGTatgattttcaaattttgaaaacttttttttttttttttttttttgagacagagtctcactctgtcgcccaggctggagtgcagtggcatgatctcggctcactgcaagctctgcctcccagtttcacgccattctcctgcctcagcctcccgagtagctgggactacaggtgcctgccaccacaccaggctaatttttgtatttttagtagagacagggtttcaccgtgttagccaggatggtctcgatctgacctcgtgatccacctgcctcggcttcccaaagtgctgggattacaggtgtgagccaccgtggccagccacttgaaaacattttaaaattcagaaaaatacagCTCCCTCATTTTCTACTCCCGATGTTGAAACATCATTTCAAAGCACCTGGAAGTTATGCGAGGATAGCATTTGGAAGTGTCAGTGTAATTACGATTATGCAAAAAGTGTCCATCTTCATTTGCTCTGGCCAATGCCAGATGTGGTATTTAATCCTAttacgggccgggcgcggtggctcatgcctgtaatcccaacactttgggaggctgaggcaggtggatccccctgaggtcaggagttcaagatgagcctggccaacatctttagtagagatggcaaaaccccatctctactaaaaatacaaaaattagccgggtgtggtggcgcacacctataattccagctattaggggaggctgaggcaggaaaatcgcttgaacccaggaggtggaggttgtggtgatccgagatcatgccactgcactccagcctgggcaacagagtgagattctgtctcaaaaaaaaaaaaaaaaaaaaaaaaaaaaaaatcctattacaAAGCCAAGATTTCTCCATGGGTTCTTATCAGCTGGGATATGGCTTTTGGAGGAGTGTGGTAACTTCTCTTCCCTCAGAATCTAGGTATCCTCTCTTCCCTCAGAGAATCTAGAGAGTCATGCTTTTTGGGGCCTTGCCCAGATGTTCAGATGTGATTGGTTAAGTCCATTGACCTGGCTTTTGACATACCTGAATCCCCAGAGGGAATTTTCAACAGGAGAGTTAACTCTGAGGATGTCACTTGACATACAATTGCCAGTAAATGCTGCTTGGGCCACGTTTTCATTGTTCCCTAgcctatttttctaaaattactatttttaaagcaCTGTCCCCTGGGTTATCCAACTTAGGATAGACCATCAGCACCTGGTCTCAAAGTCTCTCTTTGCTTTATTCTGCAGGAAAAACTCTGATGAGGCTGACCTGGTCCCTGCCAAGGAAGCCAATGTCAAGTGCCCACAGGTTGTCATATCCTTCTATGAGGAAAGGCTGACGTGGCATTCCTACCCCTCGGAGGATGATGACAAAAAAGATGACAAGAACTAACGCTCCTGAGTACCAGCCCCTGTCACATCTGACTGTGGGTTTCAAGTGGGAAGGGAAGGAGTTCTACTTGTCTTGACACCATAGAGGTGGCTTGAGAAGATGTCCTTTGAAGAGCCAGTATAGTTTCTGTGCCCTGCAGCAGCCCAAGTGCTTTAAAGCCGTTTCAAGCTGTATAGTTTGCACACCCATCCCAGTGGAGGGGAAAGGGGATAAGTGTTTCAAGGCAACCTTTTCTGCACTTTGCTGCGAAAAGCAAAGGGCCTTCTATGAAGGACAAAACTTGCAGAATTGGGTGTGTGGGAGAGCAAAAAAATACTGTAGATCTTCAAAGAGCATCTCCACAACCCACAGCCTTCTTCCCAATAGTGTTAACTCTGCATTTTTACAGCGTAGCATGTGtgtagtttttggctattactgGTGTATtatttgggggagggagggatggggaggggagaaagggagatGGGTAGCATCATTTTGATTAACATTTGGGGCCTGATAGGGGAAATGGTGaagcaatggaaaagaacagacaaCTAATGATTTGCTTCTATGTCCAgaatattttacctttaaaaaaatgtcattggcACCATAAATAAGGACTGTGAGAGACTGTTTAAAAGCTGTGAAAGTCTGAAACCTATAAGCCAAGGTGTTCCCTGCCTAAACTTATTGCTGTTCCCACAAAGGACTAAGCCTGTTCATAAGTTACCAAAGTTGCCATTTTGGAGATGGAAATTGACGAGGAGGGAAGGTCTTTTATTGGAGAGTATACAGTACAAGCAGATCATTCTGCCTTAGAGGTGCTAATTCCCGAAATTAGAAGACCCTTTCTTTTCCAGTAACGAAGTTATAAATATCAGCTTGTTCATCCAAGCCACTGGCTGAGGTgttaggaagaggaagagggtggTAGAGGAGGTAAGACAGTAGGGAAAGACAAGGGCCCATGCTCTTAGTGGGGAAAACTCTTGGAGCCGTTTTCTTTGAGCTTTGAACACTGAAACCATTGTTGGCAGGGTTCAGTCACTGACAGCACAAGTTTCACTGAATTGATCCAAGAGTTTAGTGATTTCAAAAGCCTTGGTCTCAGGAGAAGATTAAACTTTCATATTGGGCAGTGGTTcactttaaaacacacacatacacacacaaaacaattttttaagaaatCCTAATAAGTAACATACCCAAAATGCTCTGTCTTGAGTCATGAGATCCATCAGTTCTTGATATTGT is a window encoding:
- the CBX1 gene encoding chromobox protein homolog 1; this translates as MGKKQNKKKVEEVLEEEEEEYVVEKVLDRRVVKGKVEYLLKWKGFSDEDNTWEPEENLDCPDLIAEFLQSQKTAHETDKSEGGKRKADSDSEDKGEESKPKKKKEESEKPRGFARGLEPERIIGATDSSGELMFLMKWKNSDEADLVPAKEANVKCPQVVISFYEERLTWHSYPSEDDDKKDDKN